In one Oscillospiraceae bacterium genomic region, the following are encoded:
- a CDS encoding DNA-binding response regulator: MKKVLVLEDEANIRSFVVINLKRAGYEAIEAETGEEALAQLKRNPDIKVALLDIMLPDMDGFEVCRRIRATDNQLGIIMLTARTQEMDKVTGLMTGADDYVTKPFSPAELTARIDALYRRTGGGAVEDTGEISQPPFLLNTRNRTLEKNAQRVKLTQVEYSIMKLFMESPGKALSREEILDAVWGRDYFGELKIVDVNIRRLRIKIEDDATNPTYITTVWGYGYKWGF, encoded by the coding sequence GTGAAAAAGGTGCTCGTGCTGGAAGACGAGGCCAATATCCGCAGCTTTGTGGTAATCAATCTCAAACGGGCCGGGTACGAGGCCATTGAGGCGGAGACGGGCGAGGAGGCGCTGGCCCAGCTCAAGCGCAACCCCGACATCAAGGTGGCGCTGCTGGACATCATGCTGCCCGATATGGACGGCTTCGAGGTCTGCCGCCGGATCCGGGCGACGGACAATCAGCTGGGTATCATCATGCTCACCGCCCGCACCCAGGAGATGGACAAGGTCACCGGCCTCATGACGGGGGCGGACGACTACGTGACCAAGCCCTTCTCCCCGGCGGAGCTCACCGCCCGCATCGACGCCCTCTACCGCCGCACCGGCGGCGGCGCGGTGGAGGACACGGGGGAGATCAGCCAGCCGCCCTTCCTGCTGAACACCCGTAACCGCACGCTGGAGAAAAACGCCCAGCGGGTCAAGCTGACCCAGGTGGAGTACTCCATCATGAAGCTGTTTATGGAGAGCCCCGGCAAGGCCCTCTCACGGGAGGAGATCCTGGACGCGGTGTGGGGCCGGGACTACTTCGGCGAGCTTAAAATCGTGGATGTGAATATCCGCCGCCTGCGCATCAAAATCGAGGACGACGCCACAAACCCGACGTATATCACCACAGTGTGGGGATACGGGTACAAGTGGGGATTTTAG
- a CDS encoding NAD(P)H-flavin oxidoreductase, with translation METREVLLTRRSVRKYKRDPIPQADLLEILEAGLAAPSAVNQQHWHFVVVRSEKRMRELADVMGNVFGRFKPVLEARFAKNPEAIEDTRAFLNSLGGAPVCILAFFLRDDYPDRDGAMQSVSAAIENILLSAWDKGVGSCWLSAPQRMGFGPELRERFAPDKGEFVAAITLGYPEQVPKMPPRRDGRYTIV, from the coding sequence ATGGAGACCAGGGAAGTGCTGCTGACCCGGCGCAGCGTGCGTAAGTACAAGCGGGACCCCATCCCGCAGGCCGACCTGCTGGAGATCCTGGAGGCCGGGCTGGCCGCCCCCTCCGCCGTCAACCAGCAGCACTGGCACTTCGTGGTGGTGCGCAGCGAAAAGCGCATGCGGGAGCTGGCGGACGTGATGGGCAACGTGTTCGGGCGCTTCAAGCCCGTGCTGGAGGCCCGCTTCGCCAAAAACCCGGAGGCCATCGAGGACACCCGGGCCTTCCTCAACAGCCTGGGCGGCGCCCCGGTGTGCATCCTGGCCTTCTTCCTGCGGGACGACTACCCCGACCGGGACGGGGCCATGCAGAGCGTGTCCGCCGCCATTGAAAATATCCTGCTCTCCGCCTGGGACAAGGGCGTGGGCTCCTGCTGGCTCTCCGCCCCCCAGCGCATGGGCTTCGGCCCCGAGCTGCGGGAGCGCTTCGCCCCCGACAAGGGGGAGTTCGTGGCCGCGATCACCCTGGGCTACCCGGAGCAGGTGCCCAAAATGCCGCCCCGCCGGGACGGGCGGTACACCATCGTATAA
- a CDS encoding membrane protein, whose amino-acid sequence MSNENKSCATPFKTMIGGQALIEGIMMMGPDKKAVVVRRPDGGLEEKVEDRVLIKDKHPLLGVPFIRGIFNFGSSMANGVKALMYSAEFFPEDDEPEEPSKFEVWLDKHLGSEKAAGFFITLAVVLGVAFSVGLFILLPTALVGGVGHFFQDMPMWLRNLLEGVVRIIIFMGYLMLCSKMKDIRRVFSYHGAEHKTIFCYEKGLPLTVENVRAQPRHHPRCGTSFLFVVIVVAILLSSVVFSFVAVTNVWARMGLHLLMLPVVVGITYEINRFVGGHDNAFCRFLTRPGLWMQNWTTFEPDDSMIEVGIRSLELVLPDQKGKDSW is encoded by the coding sequence ATGTCAAACGAAAACAAGTCCTGCGCCACGCCCTTCAAGACCATGATCGGCGGGCAGGCGCTGATTGAGGGCATCATGATGATGGGCCCCGACAAGAAGGCCGTGGTGGTCCGCAGGCCGGACGGCGGCCTGGAGGAGAAGGTGGAGGACCGGGTCCTTATCAAGGATAAGCACCCGCTGCTGGGAGTGCCCTTCATCCGGGGCATCTTCAACTTCGGCTCCTCCATGGCCAACGGCGTGAAGGCGCTGATGTACTCCGCCGAGTTCTTCCCCGAGGACGACGAGCCGGAGGAGCCCTCCAAATTCGAGGTGTGGCTGGACAAGCACCTGGGCAGCGAGAAGGCGGCAGGCTTTTTCATCACCCTGGCGGTGGTGCTGGGCGTGGCCTTCTCGGTGGGGCTGTTCATCCTGCTGCCCACCGCCCTGGTGGGCGGCGTCGGGCACTTCTTCCAGGACATGCCCATGTGGCTGCGCAATCTGCTGGAGGGCGTGGTGCGCATCATCATCTTCATGGGCTACCTGATGCTCTGCTCGAAGATGAAGGACATACGCCGCGTGTTCTCCTACCACGGGGCGGAGCACAAGACCATCTTCTGTTACGAAAAGGGCCTGCCCCTGACGGTGGAGAACGTGCGCGCCCAGCCCCGGCACCACCCCCGCTGCGGCACCAGCTTCCTCTTCGTGGTCATCGTGGTGGCCATCCTGCTGTCCAGCGTGGTGTTCTCCTTCGTGGCGGTGACCAACGTGTGGGCACGCATGGGGCTGCACCTGCTGATGCTGCCCGTGGTGGTGGGCATTACGTATGAGATCAACCGCTTTGTGGGCGGGCACGACAATGCGTTCTGCCGCTTCCTCACCAGGCCCGGGCTGTGGATGCAGAACTGGACCACCTTCGAGCCGGACGACTCCATGATCGAGGTGGGCATCCGGTCCCTGGAGCTGGTGCTGCCCGACCAGAAGGGCAAGGACTCTTGGTAA
- the rimO gene encoding ribosomal protein S12 methylthiotransferase RimO — MKVAFVSLGCAKNLVNTEQMMALVRAAGHEITADPAGADAAVLNTCGFIDSAKSEAIQNILELAQLKAEGGLQKLLVTGCLSQRYRDELMAEMPEVDGVLGTGSYSDIVPALEAVMAGEHPRLFGDIDHTREDGARVVSTPAYTAYLKIAEGCDNRCSYCIIPYLRGRYRSRSMESLLDEARGLAARGVKEIIVIAQDITRYGTDLYGRRALGELLTQLCKLDFHWVRLHYLYPDEVDDALIDVIAREPKILKYIDIPLQHINDGILRAMNRRSTKAEIVELLAKLRARLPGLVLRTSLICGLPGEGEAEFEELCEFLRDAGIERAGIFQFSPEEGTPAAVMPNQVDPDVAARRVELLVDLQSRVMDSFNESRMGEVLEVLCEGFDPDMGCYAGRSYADSPDVDGKVFFTAAGLVPAGSFVHVRITGAADGDLTGEIEE, encoded by the coding sequence TTGAAGGTTGCATTCGTATCCCTTGGCTGTGCCAAGAACCTGGTGAATACCGAGCAGATGATGGCCCTCGTCCGCGCCGCGGGCCACGAGATTACCGCCGACCCCGCCGGAGCCGACGCGGCGGTGCTCAACACCTGCGGCTTTATCGACTCCGCCAAGAGCGAGGCCATCCAGAACATCCTGGAGCTGGCGCAGCTCAAGGCGGAGGGCGGGCTTCAGAAGCTGCTGGTCACCGGCTGCCTGTCCCAGCGCTACCGGGACGAGCTGATGGCCGAGATGCCCGAGGTGGACGGCGTGCTGGGCACCGGCAGCTACTCCGACATCGTGCCCGCCCTGGAGGCCGTGATGGCCGGGGAGCACCCCCGCCTGTTCGGCGACATCGACCACACCCGGGAGGACGGCGCGCGGGTGGTGTCCACCCCGGCCTACACCGCCTACCTGAAAATCGCCGAGGGGTGCGACAACCGCTGCTCCTACTGCATCATCCCCTACCTGCGGGGCCGCTACCGCAGCCGCAGCATGGAGTCCCTGCTGGACGAGGCCCGCGGCCTGGCGGCGCGGGGGGTGAAGGAGATCATCGTCATCGCCCAGGACATCACCCGCTACGGCACCGACCTCTACGGCCGCCGGGCCCTGGGGGAGCTGCTGACGCAGCTGTGCAAGCTGGACTTCCACTGGGTGCGCCTGCACTACCTCTACCCCGACGAGGTGGACGACGCGCTCATCGACGTGATCGCCCGGGAGCCCAAAATCCTCAAGTATATAGACATACCCCTCCAGCATATCAATGACGGTATCCTGAGGGCCATGAACCGCCGCAGCACCAAGGCCGAGATTGTGGAGCTGCTGGCCAAGCTGCGCGCGCGCCTGCCCGGCCTGGTGCTGCGCACCTCCCTGATCTGCGGCCTGCCCGGCGAGGGCGAGGCGGAGTTCGAGGAGCTGTGCGAATTCCTGCGGGACGCGGGCATTGAGCGGGCGGGTATCTTCCAGTTCTCCCCCGAGGAGGGCACCCCCGCCGCGGTGATGCCCAACCAGGTGGACCCCGACGTGGCCGCCCGGCGGGTGGAGCTGCTGGTGGACCTCCAGTCCCGGGTGATGGATTCCTTCAACGAAAGCCGCATGGGGGAGGTCCTGGAGGTGCTCTGCGAGGGCTTCGACCCGGACATGGGGTGCTACGCGGGGCGGTCCTACGCCGACTCCCCCGACGTGGACGGCAAGGTGTTCTTCACCGCCGCCGGGCTGGTCCCGGCGGGCAGCTTCGTCCACGTGCGCATTACCGGCGCGGCGGACGGGGATCTGACCGGAGAAATCGAGGAGTAG
- a CDS encoding IS30 family transposase, whose protein sequence is MKHHRQLDKDDRLRLETLYNAGHSKKDIAARLHVHISTVYRELKRGRYDKLHWDLYIIPGYSADIAQRDHDFKAAAKGAPFKLGHNYALAETIEDMIINRRYSPGAAAAALRSCPGHGTLCEATIYRYIDMGVFSQLTREYLPERGIRKHPYKKVEHKNKTHLGTSIEERPQVVSDRSEFGHWEMDCVEGKQGTKGAFLVLTERLTRAELSFKLPHKTSKNVVKVLDRLQEHCAFRKLFKSITIDNGSEFANSQRMEHSPRGRRRTYCYYCHPYTASERGSNEVANRLVRRWYPKGQPLTAVTGRDCRRLSAWMNQYPRELLGWKTASQAFTDACQAEGIKITHYLSQYLY, encoded by the coding sequence ATGAAGCACCACCGTCAACTGGACAAAGATGACCGCCTCCGTCTGGAGACCCTTTATAATGCCGGGCACAGCAAGAAAGATATAGCGGCACGCCTGCATGTCCATATCTCCACGGTATACCGGGAGTTGAAGCGGGGCCGATATGACAAGCTCCATTGGGACTTGTACATCATTCCGGGCTACTCTGCCGACATTGCCCAGCGTGACCATGACTTCAAGGCCGCGGCAAAAGGCGCTCCGTTTAAGCTGGGTCATAATTATGCGCTGGCCGAAACCATAGAAGATATGATAATCAACCGCCGTTATTCGCCCGGAGCTGCCGCCGCCGCGCTCCGCAGCTGCCCGGGGCATGGGACGCTCTGCGAGGCGACCATTTATCGTTACATAGACATGGGTGTGTTTTCGCAGCTCACCCGTGAGTATCTCCCGGAGCGGGGGATACGCAAACACCCATACAAGAAGGTAGAGCATAAAAATAAAACCCACCTGGGAACGTCCATTGAAGAACGTCCCCAGGTGGTTTCTGATCGATCCGAATTTGGGCATTGGGAGATGGATTGTGTGGAGGGTAAGCAGGGCACGAAAGGCGCGTTTCTGGTACTCACCGAGCGCCTGACACGTGCGGAGCTGTCCTTCAAGCTCCCTCATAAAACCTCTAAGAATGTGGTGAAGGTGCTGGACAGGCTCCAGGAGCACTGCGCGTTTCGTAAACTCTTTAAGAGCATCACGATAGATAATGGCTCTGAGTTCGCTAATTCCCAGCGCATGGAGCACAGCCCCAGGGGCCGCCGCCGTACATACTGCTACTACTGCCACCCATATACAGCCTCAGAGCGTGGAAGCAATGAAGTAGCGAACCGTCTTGTCCGCCGCTGGTATCCGAAGGGCCAGCCCCTCACCGCTGTCACAGGCCGGGACTGCCGCCGTCTGTCCGCCTGGATGAACCAGTACCCCCGTGAGCTGTTAGGCTGGAAAACGGCCTCCCAGGCCTTCACAGATGCATGTCAGGCTGAGGGAATCAAAATTACCCACTATCTTTCGCAATATTTATATTGA
- a CDS encoding acetyltransferase, with protein MLDFSKALCAGEPLIHPTSSAKNCTFGAYVEVGDRCVLEESVLGDYTYCFGGNDVIYAELGKFNSLATGVRINPVQHPAHVRAAAHHFTYRCAHYGLGPDDASLIAWRRESRVVTGHDVWIGHNAVVMGGVSLGNGAVVGAGAVVTHDAAPYEIVGGVPARHIGWRYREEIIAALERIRWWDWDHGTLAARVRDFDDVEAFCARYDPGPVDQC; from the coding sequence ATGCTGGACTTTTCAAAGGCCCTCTGCGCCGGGGAGCCCCTGATCCACCCCACCTCCAGCGCCAAGAACTGCACCTTCGGGGCCTACGTGGAGGTGGGGGACCGCTGCGTGCTGGAGGAGAGCGTGTTGGGGGACTACACCTACTGCTTCGGCGGCAACGACGTGATCTACGCCGAGCTGGGGAAGTTCAACTCCCTGGCCACCGGCGTGCGGATTAACCCCGTGCAGCACCCCGCCCACGTCCGGGCCGCCGCCCACCACTTCACCTACCGCTGCGCCCACTACGGCCTGGGGCCGGACGACGCCTCGCTTATCGCGTGGCGGCGGGAGAGCCGGGTGGTGACGGGGCACGACGTGTGGATCGGCCACAACGCGGTGGTTATGGGCGGCGTTTCCCTGGGAAATGGCGCCGTGGTGGGCGCGGGGGCCGTGGTGACCCACGACGCGGCGCCCTACGAGATCGTGGGCGGCGTGCCCGCCCGGCACATCGGCTGGCGCTACCGGGAGGAGATCATCGCCGCCCTGGAGCGCATCCGCTGGTGGGACTGGGATCACGGGACGCTGGCCGCGCGGGTGCGGGACTTCGACGACGTGGAGGCCTTCTGCGCCCGGTACGACCCCGGGCCTGTGGATCAATGCTGA
- a CDS encoding DNA recombination/repair protein RecA: protein MADKKKMTVETAAPAADKKKALETCLANLEKTYGKGTVMRLGENTGVVVEAIPTGSLSLDLALGIGGVPRGRIIEIYGPESSGKTTLALHIVAEAQKRGGEVAFIDAEHALDPTYARALGVNIDDMLISQPDTGEQGLEICEALVRSGAIDVVVVDSVAALTPRAEIEGEMGDSHVGLLARLMSQALRKLAGSIAKTNCIVIFINQLREKVGVVYGNPEVTTGGRALKFYASVRVDVRRTESLKNAGEVIGNRTRAKVVKNKVAPPFKEAEFDIMYGEGISKVGELVDLGVKLDLVQKSGSWFAMGDLRIGQGRDSAKQYLKDNPEVAEQLEEDIRKNSFKLLSGQAKAAAKAAGRAVDVSAEDFEDGGDADQ, encoded by the coding sequence ATGGCAGATAAGAAAAAGATGACGGTGGAGACCGCCGCCCCGGCGGCGGACAAAAAGAAGGCCCTGGAAACCTGTCTTGCCAATTTGGAAAAGACCTACGGCAAGGGCACCGTCATGCGCCTGGGGGAGAACACGGGCGTGGTGGTGGAGGCCATCCCCACCGGCTCCCTCTCCCTGGATCTGGCGCTGGGCATCGGCGGGGTGCCCCGGGGCCGCATCATCGAGATCTACGGGCCGGAGTCCTCGGGCAAGACCACCCTGGCCCTGCACATCGTGGCCGAGGCACAGAAGCGGGGGGGCGAGGTGGCCTTCATCGACGCCGAGCACGCCCTGGACCCCACCTACGCCCGGGCTCTGGGGGTCAACATCGACGACATGCTGATCTCTCAGCCCGACACCGGCGAGCAGGGCCTGGAGATCTGTGAGGCCCTGGTCCGCTCCGGTGCCATCGACGTGGTGGTGGTGGACTCGGTGGCCGCCCTCACCCCCCGGGCCGAGATCGAGGGGGAGATGGGCGACTCCCACGTGGGCCTGCTGGCCCGGCTCATGAGCCAGGCCCTGCGCAAGCTGGCCGGCTCCATCGCCAAGACCAACTGCATCGTCATCTTTATCAACCAGCTGCGCGAGAAGGTAGGCGTGGTCTACGGCAACCCGGAGGTCACCACCGGCGGCCGGGCGCTGAAGTTCTACGCCTCGGTCCGCGTGGACGTGCGGCGCACCGAGAGCCTGAAAAACGCGGGCGAGGTCATCGGCAACCGCACCCGCGCCAAGGTGGTCAAAAACAAGGTGGCCCCCCCCTTCAAGGAGGCCGAGTTCGACATCATGTACGGCGAGGGTATCTCCAAGGTGGGCGAGCTGGTGGATCTGGGCGTCAAGCTGGATCTGGTGCAGAAGTCCGGATCCTGGTTCGCCATGGGCGATCTGCGCATCGGCCAGGGCCGGGACTCCGCCAAGCAGTATTTGAAGGACAACCCGGAGGTGGCCGAGCAGCTGGAGGAGGACATCCGCAAGAACTCCTTCAAGCTCCTCTCCGGCCAGGCCAAGGCCGCCGCCAAGGCGGCGGGCCGCGCGGTGGACGTGTCCGCCGAGGACTTCGAGGACGGCGGAGATGCGGATCAGTAA
- a CDS encoding CDP-diacylglycerol--glycerol-3-phosphate 3-phosphatidyltransferase: protein MNTANKLTLTRIVLIPLFLVVLYLDFPFNRYLALAIFVLASVTDFIDGYIARHYDQVTDFGKFMDPLADKLLVMAALIWFVAEGRFPAWALLIVVAREFAVTALRLVAVEGGRVIAAGWSGKVKTASTMVGICLMLLPVPPVVDALVAAVVVVTTAYSGVEYFLKNKDVVNWGDM, encoded by the coding sequence ATGAATACGGCAAACAAGCTCACCCTGACCAGGATTGTGCTCATCCCCCTCTTCCTTGTGGTGCTGTACCTGGATTTCCCCTTTAATCGTTACCTGGCCCTGGCCATCTTCGTGCTGGCCAGCGTGACCGACTTTATCGACGGCTATATCGCCCGCCACTACGACCAGGTCACCGACTTCGGCAAGTTCATGGACCCGCTGGCCGACAAGCTGCTGGTCATGGCGGCGCTGATCTGGTTCGTGGCCGAGGGCCGCTTCCCCGCCTGGGCGCTGCTGATCGTGGTGGCCCGGGAGTTCGCTGTCACCGCCCTGCGGCTGGTGGCCGTGGAGGGAGGCCGGGTCATCGCCGCGGGCTGGTCGGGCAAGGTCAAGACCGCCTCCACCATGGTGGGCATCTGCCTGATGCTGCTGCCCGTGCCCCCGGTGGTGGACGCGCTGGTGGCGGCCGTGGTGGTGGTCACCACGGCCTACTCGGGCGTGGAGTATTTCCTCAAAAACAAGGACGTCGTCAACTGGGGCGATATGTAA
- a CDS encoding sensor histidine kinase translates to MSKIKGIRKRWMMNSVGVVLLIAVLAVTAFSAAMGSYYYTTMSTGLEKQATTAAEFFGIFKSESEFYQNMYNYVNHTFDGKDKMDCQFIDRNGAIRFSSFGLTAYSKPETQDIADALGEAGASGAVQTWTGKDPHTGERIMAVSCPLLIDGQTVAVIRFVTSLQLVDRQILLIVGIAMLVGLLIVALVYFSNLYFVRSIVEPVADITETAKRIAAGSYGIQIEKKFDDEVGDLTDAVNDMSQKIKQSEKLKNEFISSVSHELRTPLTAINGWAETIMNGEVRDAADVKKGMGIIVSEARRLTNMVEELLEFSRIQDGRFTLSIEPMDIKAELEDAVYTYREFFRREGIELSHTDCEEEFPVLSGDPERLRQVFCNLLDNAAKHGGSGKRIDTAIHREEDEAVITIRDYGPGIPEEELPHVKYKFYKGSSKARGSGIGLAVCEEIVTRHEGRLEIGNAEGGGCIVTIRLPIGT, encoded by the coding sequence ATGAGCAAAATAAAGGGGATCCGCAAGCGCTGGATGATGAACAGCGTGGGCGTGGTGCTGCTTATCGCCGTGCTGGCGGTGACCGCCTTCTCGGCGGCCATGGGCAGCTACTACTACACCACCATGAGCACCGGCCTGGAGAAGCAGGCCACCACCGCGGCGGAGTTCTTCGGCATCTTCAAGTCGGAGAGCGAGTTCTACCAGAACATGTACAATTATGTAAACCACACCTTCGACGGCAAGGACAAGATGGACTGCCAGTTCATCGACCGCAACGGGGCCATCCGCTTTTCCAGCTTCGGCCTGACGGCCTACTCCAAGCCGGAGACCCAGGACATCGCCGACGCCCTGGGCGAGGCGGGGGCGTCGGGCGCGGTGCAGACCTGGACGGGCAAGGACCCCCACACGGGGGAGCGGATTATGGCGGTCTCCTGCCCGCTGCTCATCGACGGGCAGACGGTGGCGGTGATCCGCTTCGTCACCTCCCTCCAGCTGGTGGACCGGCAGATCCTGCTGATCGTGGGTATCGCCATGCTGGTGGGGCTGCTGATCGTGGCGCTGGTGTACTTCTCCAACCTCTACTTTGTGCGCTCCATCGTGGAGCCGGTGGCCGACATCACCGAGACGGCCAAGCGTATCGCGGCGGGCAGCTACGGCATCCAGATCGAGAAGAAGTTCGACGACGAGGTGGGCGACCTCACCGACGCCGTCAACGACATGTCCCAAAAAATCAAGCAGTCCGAGAAGCTGAAAAACGAGTTTATCTCCTCGGTGTCCCACGAGCTGCGCACCCCCCTCACCGCCATCAACGGCTGGGCCGAGACCATTATGAACGGCGAGGTGCGGGACGCCGCCGACGTGAAGAAGGGCATGGGCATCATCGTCTCCGAGGCCCGCAGGCTGACCAACATGGTGGAGGAGCTGCTGGAATTCTCCCGCATCCAGGACGGGCGCTTCACCCTGTCCATCGAGCCCATGGACATCAAGGCCGAGCTGGAGGACGCGGTGTACACCTACCGGGAGTTCTTCCGCCGGGAGGGCATCGAGCTCAGCCACACCGACTGTGAGGAGGAGTTCCCCGTACTCAGCGGCGACCCGGAGCGGCTGCGGCAGGTCTTTTGCAACCTGCTGGACAACGCCGCCAAGCACGGCGGGTCGGGCAAGCGCATCGACACCGCCATCCACCGGGAGGAGGACGAGGCGGTCATCACCATCCGGGACTACGGCCCCGGCATCCCCGAGGAGGAGCTGCCCCACGTGAAGTACAAGTTCTACAAGGGCTCCTCCAAGGCCCGGGGCAGCGGCATCGGCCTGGCCGTGTGCGAGGAGATCGTCACCCGCCACGAGGGCAGGCTGGAGATCGGCAACGCCGAGGGGGGCGGGTGCATCGTCACCATCCGGCTGCCGATTGGAACATAG
- the prmC gene encoding release factor glutamine methyltransferase translates to MPPPCKVCVNVATTYNNLYLDARRRLREAGIEAAQLEAREIVCSAAGKTREQFFRDMPLYASAQVEEQVEALIRRRLGGEPVAYIIGEWEFYGMPLDISTDVLIPRSDTEVLAEQAILIARGAGEGARVLDLCAGSGCVGLAVAENAPNCRVVLADASEGALRICKQNVRRNDLNARVTVVQADARERPAAALWDFDVIACNPPYIPHGDIPGLDPSVRDYEPRLALDGGADGLDFYRVIAEKWGSALRLGGTLLFEVGIGQAPDVERILAGQGYENIQTFADTQGIWRVVSGVVENG, encoded by the coding sequence TTGCCCCCGCCGTGCAAGGTGTGTGTTAACGTGGCTACGACCTATAACAACCTCTATCTGGACGCGCGCCGCCGCCTGCGGGAGGCGGGGATCGAGGCCGCCCAGCTGGAGGCCAGGGAGATTGTCTGCTCCGCCGCGGGCAAGACCCGGGAGCAGTTTTTCCGGGACATGCCCCTGTATGCCTCCGCCCAGGTGGAGGAGCAGGTGGAGGCGCTGATCCGCCGCCGCCTGGGCGGGGAGCCGGTGGCCTACATCATCGGGGAGTGGGAGTTCTACGGTATGCCCCTGGACATCTCCACCGACGTGCTGATCCCCCGCAGCGACACCGAGGTGCTGGCCGAACAGGCCATCCTGATCGCCCGCGGGGCGGGGGAGGGGGCCCGGGTGCTGGACCTGTGCGCCGGGAGCGGCTGCGTGGGCCTGGCGGTGGCGGAGAACGCCCCCAACTGCCGGGTGGTGCTGGCGGACGCATCCGAAGGGGCGCTGCGCATCTGCAAGCAGAACGTGCGCCGCAACGACCTGAACGCCCGGGTGACCGTGGTGCAGGCCGACGCGCGGGAGCGCCCCGCCGCCGCCCTGTGGGATTTTGATGTGATCGCCTGCAACCCCCCCTACATACCCCATGGGGACATCCCGGGCCTGGACCCCTCCGTGCGGGACTACGAGCCCCGCCTCGCCCTGGACGGCGGGGCGGACGGCCTGGACTTTTACCGGGTCATCGCAGAGAAGTGGGGCTCCGCCCTGCGCTTGGGGGGCACGCTGCTCTTTGAGGTGGGGATCGGCCAGGCCCCCGACGTGGAGCGCATCCTGGCGGGGCAGGGGTACGAGAACATCCAGACCTTTGCCGACACCCAGGGCATCTGGCGCGTGGTGTCGGGCGTCGTTGAGAATGGATAA